In a single window of the Anguilla rostrata isolate EN2019 chromosome 6, ASM1855537v3, whole genome shotgun sequence genome:
- the ubxn2a gene encoding UBX domain-containing protein 2A, with the protein MKETDSRDSGGDADWGEGAESAEEEAPMRRSFSVEDLLDEVGRIGRVPSADSKVEIVVRLWKEGFTVNDEEFRCYSQDENQQFLEAIKRGELPEELELRSEEGELEVIMQDMKEEPYVPRKKSFHPFTGRGYRLGSVAPRVVARSPSLHEDRDPPIPLVELNDTQPITSLQIWLADGRRLVQRFNLSHRISDVQDFVEQSERTGLPFVLTTSLPLRELREQDLSLAEADLSNAVIVQRPLNSQPPFGHS; encoded by the exons ATGAAAGAAACTGACAGTAGAGACAGTGGCGGAGATGCAGACTG GGGCGAAGGGGCGGAGAGCGCCGAGGAGGAGGCGCCCATGAGGCGCAGTTTTTCGGTGGAGGACCTGCTGGACGAGGTGGGGAGGATCGGCAGGGTACCATCGGCAGACTCCAAG GTGGAGATCGTGGTGAGGCTGTGGAAGGAGGGCTTCACGGTGAACGACGAGGAGTTCCGCTGCTACTCCCAGGACGAGAACCAGCAGTTCCTGGAGGCCATAAAACGAGG GGAGCTGccggaggagctggagctgcgCTCGGAGGAAGGCGAGCTGGAGGTGATCATGCAGGACATGAAGGAGGAGCCGTACGTCCCGCGCAAGAAGAGCTTCCACCCGTTCACGGGCCGGGGGTACCGGCTGGGCAG tgtTGCTCCACGTGTCGTGGCCCGGTCCCCCTCCCTGCACGAGGACAGAGACCCTCCCATCCCATTGGTGGAGCTCAACGACACCCAGCCAATCACCAGCCTTCAGATCTGGCTGGCGGATGGGCGAAGACTGGTGCAGAGGTTTAACCTCTCTCACAG GATCAGTGACGTGCAGGACTTCGTGGAGCAGTCCGAGCGCACGGGCCTCCCGTTCGTGCTGACCACCTCGCTGCCCTTGCGGGAGCTGCGGGAGCAGGACCTGAGCCTGGCGGAGGCCGACCTGTCCAACGCCGTCATTGTGCAGCGCCCCCTCAACAGCCAGCCCCCCTTCGGACACTCCTGA